The following are encoded in a window of Arthrobacter sp. NicSoilB4 genomic DNA:
- a CDS encoding Zn-dependent alcohol dehydrogenase, producing MKAAVMHAPNEPLSVVELALAAPGPGEVRVRIEAAGVCHSDLHYTNGDLACRTPIVLGHEGAGIVEEVGPGVSSVQPGDKVVLTWRPRCGQCEFCSSGKPALCVQGRVHGESNGLLRGGTRLSLDDEPVHHLMGVSCFAEACVVSQESIIKIPNDIPSEIAAIVGCAVITGMGVVLNRMTGAAGQAVLIIGAGGVGLSAVIGAELVGASPIIVADIADDKLDKALELGATHAINSSAEDLVAAVKAITGDGVQWVIEAIGKQATIEQAMASLRTGGTTFAVGLGNPNDVVNVPLNNLVQSEKSLQGSLYGSSNTGVQVPQILELYRSGRLPLDKLLGDTYRLDQVQEALVDLTAGSVGRSVIVPN from the coding sequence GTGAAAGCTGCGGTAATGCATGCCCCCAATGAGCCGCTGAGCGTGGTGGAACTTGCTCTTGCCGCCCCAGGCCCGGGCGAGGTGCGGGTGAGGATCGAGGCGGCCGGCGTGTGCCACAGCGATCTGCATTACACGAACGGCGACCTCGCATGCCGGACCCCGATCGTGCTTGGCCATGAAGGCGCCGGCATCGTCGAAGAAGTCGGTCCGGGAGTCAGCTCCGTCCAACCAGGGGACAAGGTCGTGCTGACGTGGCGTCCGCGTTGCGGGCAGTGTGAGTTTTGTTCGAGTGGCAAACCGGCGCTCTGCGTTCAAGGGCGAGTGCATGGGGAGTCCAACGGCCTCCTTCGAGGAGGCACCCGCCTATCGCTCGACGATGAGCCGGTGCACCACCTGATGGGCGTCTCCTGTTTCGCCGAGGCATGCGTGGTGTCGCAGGAATCAATCATCAAGATCCCCAATGACATCCCCTCGGAGATCGCGGCCATCGTCGGCTGCGCGGTCATCACCGGCATGGGTGTTGTCCTGAACCGGATGACGGGCGCCGCCGGCCAGGCAGTGCTGATCATCGGCGCTGGCGGGGTCGGGCTTTCGGCCGTGATCGGCGCGGAACTCGTGGGCGCCTCACCTATCATCGTGGCCGACATCGCGGACGACAAGCTCGATAAGGCCCTCGAACTCGGCGCCACCCACGCGATCAATTCCAGCGCAGAAGATCTGGTCGCAGCGGTGAAGGCCATTACGGGCGACGGCGTCCAGTGGGTCATCGAAGCCATCGGGAAACAGGCCACCATCGAGCAGGCCATGGCCAGCCTGCGCACCGGAGGAACCACGTTCGCCGTGGGGCTCGGTAATCCCAACGATGTGGTCAATGTGCCGCTGAACAACCTGGTGCAGTCCGAAAAGTCATTGCAGGGCAGCCTGTACGGCTCTTCCAACACTGGGGTGCAGGTTCCGCAAATTCTGGAGCTGTACCGCTCCGGCAGGCTCCCGCTGGACAAGCTTCTCGGCGATACGTACCGGCTGGACCAGGTCCAGGAAGCGCTCGTTGACCTCACTGCGGGGTCCGTCGGCCGCTCGGTCATCGTTCCGAACTAG
- a CDS encoding IclR family transcriptional regulator produces MRLTERDTQSSMIARISAVVGAFRPEEPELSASEIARRVGLPKASIARIVRDLVDFDFLERTPGGYRVGIKCFELGQLAQKPKDLRRMALATMADLRQATGLTVQLGVLDGSDVVYIEILRGKHADLVIPSRVGGRVASYATAGGKALLAFSGEAVLERALAGGMRKIGPNTLATEDALRAELATVRDQGIAYEQEESSPGLACAASPLLRGDSSPIAAISITAPVGTIDMRLVGPAVQAATLGLNRQLRASTFLGQL; encoded by the coding sequence ATGCGTCTTACTGAGCGAGACACCCAATCGTCGATGATTGCCAGAATTTCAGCGGTCGTCGGCGCCTTTCGGCCTGAAGAGCCCGAGCTATCCGCCTCCGAAATAGCCCGGCGCGTGGGCCTGCCGAAAGCGTCCATCGCACGCATCGTCCGGGATCTGGTGGACTTCGATTTTCTCGAGCGGACCCCGGGCGGGTACCGGGTCGGCATCAAGTGCTTCGAGCTGGGCCAGTTGGCGCAAAAGCCCAAGGATCTTCGGCGGATGGCGCTGGCCACTATGGCCGATCTGCGCCAGGCCACGGGGCTAACCGTACAACTGGGGGTGCTCGACGGGTCGGACGTCGTGTACATCGAAATCCTCCGCGGGAAGCATGCCGATCTGGTCATTCCCTCGAGGGTCGGCGGCAGGGTGGCTTCATACGCCACGGCTGGAGGCAAGGCTCTCCTGGCTTTCTCCGGCGAAGCCGTGCTTGAGCGGGCCCTCGCGGGCGGCATGCGGAAAATCGGCCCCAACACACTGGCTACCGAAGATGCGCTCCGCGCCGAACTCGCAACAGTGCGCGACCAGGGAATCGCTTACGAGCAGGAAGAATCCAGCCCGGGCCTGGCCTGCGCCGCGAGCCCGCTGCTCCGCGGCGACTCCTCGCCGATCGCCGCAATTTCCATCACAGCACCCGTGGGGACGATCGACATGAGGCTGGTTGGCCCGGCCGTCCAGGCGGCCACGCTGGGACTGAACCGGCAGCTGCGCGCCAGCACGTTCCTCGGCCAGCTCTGA
- a CDS encoding SDR family NAD(P)-dependent oxidoreductase yields the protein MTGASRGVGRGIAIGLLAAGFQVYGTGRSIDQADLPREIRRLRCDHLNDDETAHVFEVIRSEKGRLDLLVNCAWGGYEKMVEGGAFTWPAPFWEQPMHRWTGMIDAGVRAAFVCSAHAARLMTPQHSGLIVNISFWAAQRHLGNTIYGIAKAATDKMTSDMAVELKPFDVAVISLYPGLVRTEAVMAAAEGGAFDLSTSESPEFIGRVISTLFHDPNLMARTGQVLVAAAVAKEFGVLDIDGSSPPALTLADI from the coding sequence GTGACCGGCGCGAGCCGAGGGGTAGGCCGGGGCATCGCGATTGGCCTCCTGGCCGCGGGGTTTCAGGTGTACGGCACGGGCCGCTCAATCGACCAGGCGGATCTGCCGCGGGAGATCCGGCGCCTTCGCTGCGACCATCTCAACGACGACGAGACGGCGCATGTGTTTGAAGTGATCCGGTCCGAGAAGGGCCGGCTGGATCTCCTCGTCAATTGCGCCTGGGGCGGCTACGAGAAGATGGTCGAAGGCGGCGCGTTCACGTGGCCTGCGCCGTTTTGGGAGCAGCCGATGCACCGCTGGACCGGCATGATCGACGCCGGCGTGCGCGCGGCCTTTGTTTGTTCGGCGCACGCGGCGCGCCTCATGACGCCGCAGCACAGCGGGCTGATCGTCAACATCAGCTTCTGGGCCGCTCAGCGTCACCTCGGCAACACGATCTACGGCATCGCCAAAGCAGCGACGGACAAGATGACGTCCGACATGGCCGTCGAGCTGAAACCGTTCGACGTTGCGGTTATCTCGCTCTACCCCGGCCTGGTGCGGACCGAGGCGGTCATGGCCGCGGCTGAGGGCGGCGCGTTCGATCTCTCGACCAGCGAGAGCCCCGAGTTCATCGGCCGCGTGATCAGCACGCTATTCCACGATCCGAACCTGATGGCCCGGACCGGACAAGTGCTCGTCGCCGCCGCGGTTGCGAAGGAGTTCGGCGTACTGGACATCGACGGAAGTTCGCCGCCGGCCCTGACGCTTGCGGACATCTAG
- a CDS encoding FAD-binding oxidoreductase: protein MSTLHQGEPGGEEDRALDELRGRLAGSLIEPQDPGYEEARAVWNGMIDVRPRAVIRAGAVGDIDHVLHTARRTGLPLAVRGGGHNIAGHGTVEGGLVLDLGQLRGVEVDAENRLVTVEPGATLADVDRATTVHGLAVPLGVISATGVAGLTLGGGVGWLTRSNGLSLDNLSSADVVTATGEHLHASEQENPELFWGLRGGGGNFGVVSSFTFRARPLPAAVLGGNYFYRPPRWKDALGAFGRWTQDLPEEMNPIISFLVFPPEFEMGDEPWMVVGFAWASEDHQPGIELIEQLRAAAPPDEEEVAPTAWLEWQSAMDSVFPKGSRGYWKNLSFSRLDDAAVDVLVGFASEVTWMGTGIDVHHMEGAFGRVPEEATAFPNRSAKYLLNIYGFWHDPADDERLSAFARKAHTLMQPFSEHGEYVNFLGAETGQDAIEAARQAYGPETYDRLVALKNRFDPDNLFRLNHNIVPTSA from the coding sequence ATGAGCACATTGCATCAGGGAGAGCCGGGCGGCGAGGAGGACCGCGCCCTGGATGAATTGCGCGGGCGCTTGGCCGGGTCGCTGATTGAACCGCAGGATCCTGGCTACGAGGAGGCCCGGGCGGTATGGAACGGCATGATCGACGTGCGTCCGCGGGCGGTCATCCGGGCCGGAGCCGTCGGGGACATTGACCACGTCCTGCACACGGCCCGGCGCACCGGCCTGCCGCTGGCCGTCCGCGGGGGCGGGCACAACATTGCCGGCCACGGCACTGTCGAAGGCGGCCTCGTGCTGGATCTCGGCCAGCTCCGCGGTGTGGAGGTCGATGCGGAAAACCGGCTCGTGACAGTCGAACCCGGGGCGACCCTGGCAGACGTGGACCGGGCCACCACCGTCCACGGCCTGGCCGTGCCGCTTGGGGTGATCAGTGCCACCGGGGTCGCGGGACTGACCCTCGGCGGAGGAGTGGGCTGGTTGACCCGGTCCAACGGGCTGAGCCTGGACAACCTGTCCTCCGCCGACGTCGTCACCGCCACCGGAGAGCACCTGCACGCCAGCGAACAGGAGAACCCCGAGCTGTTCTGGGGGTTGCGCGGCGGGGGCGGGAACTTCGGGGTGGTCTCGTCGTTCACGTTCCGCGCCCGGCCGCTGCCGGCTGCAGTACTGGGTGGAAACTACTTCTACCGCCCGCCCCGCTGGAAGGACGCGCTGGGCGCGTTCGGCCGGTGGACGCAGGATCTTCCCGAGGAGATGAACCCGATCATCTCCTTCCTGGTGTTCCCGCCCGAGTTCGAGATGGGGGATGAACCGTGGATGGTCGTCGGCTTTGCCTGGGCGTCGGAGGACCACCAGCCCGGGATTGAGCTGATCGAGCAGCTACGCGCCGCCGCGCCGCCGGACGAGGAGGAAGTCGCGCCGACCGCCTGGCTGGAGTGGCAGTCCGCCATGGACAGCGTCTTCCCCAAAGGCTCCCGGGGGTACTGGAAGAACTTGTCGTTCTCCCGGCTGGACGACGCCGCCGTCGACGTTCTGGTCGGCTTCGCCTCCGAGGTCACCTGGATGGGGACCGGGATCGATGTCCACCACATGGAGGGGGCCTTCGGGCGTGTGCCGGAGGAGGCCACAGCATTTCCCAACCGCTCGGCGAAGTACTTGCTGAACATCTACGGCTTCTGGCATGACCCCGCGGACGACGAGCGGCTGAGCGCCTTCGCCCGGAAGGCCCACACCCTGATGCAGCCGTTCAGCGAGCACGGCGAATACGTCAACTTCCTCGGCGCGGAAACCGGACAAGACGCGATCGAGGCCGCCCGTCAGGCCTACGGGCCGGAGACTTATGACCGGCTGGTGGCGCTAAAGAACCGTTTCGACCCGGACAACCTTTTCCGCCTCAACCACAACATCGTGCCCACGTCCGCCTGA
- a CDS encoding glutamine synthetase family protein, giving the protein MANIASADESAVATAQHELQEAGVRTVIGTVVNASGITLAKSVPLARLTAFHQSGMGAAPVWHVFTIDGGIAFTDTITTVGDMRLKIDISGLRVLPGGRAWAPGSLFEQDGAASPACARGLLADVGDRLDGAGYQALVGHELEFFLVAPDGSALENAPWVPYGATGLLDRSEFLEGLLSALNDAGLPVEQIHAEYGRNQFEFSLPPVPPVQAADTVVLSKIMVGISARAHGMQASFSPLPFTGTVGNGAHQHFSLHKNGLPLFSGGGGPHGIRDEGGAAIGGIIAGLPEIQGFLTGSVLSGRRLAPGTWSGAYLCWGLENREASVRFLNEGQSNPHGANVEVKIIDPSSNVYLASAAILALALDGIGGGRSLPAEIPGDPGRLSERGRQSANIRLLPDSPTAIIDTLDRSRLARGLLGDAIVDATVAVRRWEQRISAGLPPDELAGRFRLAWSI; this is encoded by the coding sequence ATGGCGAACATCGCATCGGCCGACGAATCCGCTGTTGCCACGGCTCAGCACGAGCTCCAGGAGGCCGGCGTCCGCACCGTCATCGGCACGGTGGTGAATGCTTCGGGCATCACGCTGGCCAAGAGCGTTCCGCTGGCCCGGCTCACGGCCTTCCACCAGTCCGGGATGGGCGCCGCCCCCGTCTGGCATGTCTTCACCATCGACGGCGGGATAGCGTTCACGGACACCATCACCACCGTTGGCGATATGCGCCTGAAGATCGACATCTCGGGACTCCGTGTCCTGCCGGGCGGCAGGGCCTGGGCACCGGGCAGCCTTTTCGAACAAGACGGAGCCGCGTCTCCGGCCTGTGCCCGCGGACTGCTGGCCGACGTCGGCGACCGCCTCGACGGGGCCGGATACCAGGCACTCGTGGGCCACGAACTTGAATTCTTCCTCGTCGCCCCGGACGGTTCGGCGCTGGAGAACGCCCCCTGGGTCCCATACGGGGCAACCGGTCTTCTGGACCGGTCGGAATTCCTCGAGGGCCTGCTGTCAGCGCTGAACGACGCCGGCCTTCCGGTGGAGCAGATCCACGCCGAGTACGGCAGAAACCAGTTCGAGTTTTCCCTTCCCCCTGTTCCGCCGGTTCAGGCCGCGGACACGGTGGTCCTTTCCAAGATCATGGTTGGCATCAGCGCCCGGGCCCACGGCATGCAGGCCTCGTTCTCCCCGCTGCCGTTTACCGGCACCGTCGGAAACGGCGCCCACCAGCACTTTTCGCTCCACAAAAACGGCTTGCCGCTGTTCTCCGGCGGCGGCGGACCGCATGGCATCCGCGACGAGGGAGGCGCGGCCATCGGAGGAATCATCGCAGGACTCCCCGAGATCCAAGGTTTCCTCACGGGATCAGTCTTGTCCGGACGCCGTCTGGCGCCCGGCACGTGGTCCGGCGCCTACCTGTGCTGGGGCCTGGAAAACCGGGAGGCCTCAGTGCGCTTCCTGAACGAGGGCCAGAGCAACCCGCACGGAGCCAACGTCGAGGTGAAAATCATCGACCCGTCGTCGAACGTGTATCTGGCGTCCGCAGCCATCCTCGCACTCGCCCTTGACGGCATTGGCGGCGGGCGCAGCCTGCCGGCAGAGATTCCCGGTGACCCCGGACGGCTTTCCGAACGCGGACGGCAATCGGCCAACATCCGGCTGCTCCCGGACTCCCCCACCGCCATCATCGACACGCTGGACAGGTCACGCCTTGCCCGCGGGCTTCTCGGCGACGCCATCGTCGATGCCACCGTGGCCGTCCGGCGCTGGGAACAGCGGATCTCCGCGGGACTCCCGCCGGACGAGCTTGCCGGACGCTTCCGGCTCGCCTGGTCGATCTGA
- a CDS encoding amidohydrolase family protein, producing MAGGSFPDFVEQVSLIDHHVHGAFHADGDEARFQNSLNEGNTGPLAHPGDAYNTQIGLAIRRWCSGILDLPMHPSPADYWSRRSGLGELEVSRRMTRAAGVSDWLIDTGLDSPDYLGKAGMAEVSGGRTHEIVRLELVAESLIQEIANPADYVEAFGQRLHGLTRSAVGVKTVLAYRAGFDRDLSRPTPAAVVEAAGRWQENAHAGTNPKLNDVTLLAHGIHTAVSMKLPLQFHVGFGDRDLDLHKANPLYLLDFLRSPDVRDTPIMLLHCYPFEREAGYLAHAFENVYLDVGLAVNYTGSRSRDLVARSFELAPFTKILYSSDAFGPAELHYLGARLWRNAITKVVGGWIDDGDCSGADARRIVQLVAHDNARRVYALH from the coding sequence ATGGCGGGCGGTTCCTTCCCCGACTTCGTCGAGCAAGTCAGCCTGATTGATCACCACGTGCACGGCGCGTTTCACGCCGACGGCGATGAGGCCCGCTTCCAGAACTCGCTCAACGAGGGAAACACCGGCCCACTGGCCCACCCCGGGGACGCCTACAACACCCAAATCGGGCTTGCGATCCGGCGCTGGTGCAGCGGCATTCTTGACCTGCCCATGCACCCCTCACCTGCGGACTACTGGAGCCGGCGCTCCGGGCTTGGCGAACTCGAGGTCAGCCGCCGCATGACCCGCGCCGCCGGCGTGAGCGACTGGCTGATCGACACCGGCCTGGATTCCCCTGACTACCTCGGCAAGGCCGGCATGGCCGAGGTCTCCGGCGGGCGGACGCACGAGATCGTCCGGCTGGAACTGGTCGCAGAGTCGCTGATCCAGGAGATCGCCAACCCGGCGGATTACGTCGAAGCGTTCGGCCAGCGGCTTCACGGGCTCACCCGCAGCGCCGTGGGCGTCAAGACTGTTCTGGCCTACCGCGCAGGATTCGACCGGGACCTCAGCCGGCCCACACCGGCCGCGGTTGTCGAAGCGGCCGGCCGCTGGCAGGAGAACGCGCACGCCGGCACCAACCCGAAGCTCAACGATGTGACGCTCCTGGCCCACGGGATCCACACGGCCGTGTCGATGAAGCTTCCGCTGCAGTTCCACGTGGGATTCGGCGACCGCGACCTGGACCTCCACAAGGCCAATCCCCTGTACCTCCTGGATTTTCTGCGGTCCCCCGATGTCCGGGACACTCCCATCATGCTGCTCCACTGCTATCCGTTCGAGCGCGAAGCCGGCTACTTGGCCCACGCCTTCGAAAACGTCTACCTCGACGTGGGGCTTGCCGTGAACTACACCGGGTCGCGGAGCCGGGATCTGGTGGCCCGCTCCTTCGAACTGGCTCCCTTCACGAAAATCCTCTACTCCTCCGACGCGTTCGGCCCGGCCGAACTCCACTACCTCGGCGCGCGGCTGTGGCGCAACGCGATCACCAAGGTGGTGGGCGGATGGATCGACGACGGCGACTGTTCCGGGGCGGACGCCCGCAGGATCGTGCAGCTCGTCGCGCACGACAACGCCCGCCGCGTGTACGCGCTGCACTGA
- a CDS encoding RidA family protein, translated as MKRKLEAATVGPFSAAIISDGICYLSAQGGLDPTTGDVVPGGIRAETRQAMENIAAILASGGMTLADVLTVTCYLTDIADWPAMNKEYASHFGAGQILPARTAVSVAALPMNLHIEITATARAPR; from the coding sequence ATGAAAAGAAAACTCGAAGCCGCCACCGTCGGCCCATTCTCGGCCGCAATCATCAGCGACGGCATCTGCTACCTCAGCGCCCAAGGCGGCCTCGACCCCACAACGGGCGACGTCGTACCAGGCGGAATCAGGGCCGAAACCCGCCAAGCAATGGAAAACATCGCCGCTATTCTCGCTTCCGGCGGAATGACCCTCGCCGACGTCCTGACAGTTACCTGCTATCTCACCGACATCGCCGACTGGCCGGCCATGAACAAGGAATACGCCTCGCATTTCGGCGCGGGCCAGATCCTTCCGGCTCGAACGGCGGTTTCCGTCGCCGCACTGCCGATGAACCTCCACATCGAAATAACAGCCACTGCACGCGCACCCCGCTGA
- a CDS encoding VOC family protein: MNAVIDHLVIAADSLEQGAAWCAATFGVQPSGGGKHPLMGTHNRLIAISGKSFPDCYLEIIAIDPDAPAPGRPRWFGLDHPEVREAVRESPRLVHAVARTRKIEMLRRDLAGFALNPGELLAAQRDTPHGLLKWRITVRDDGRVECAGALPSLIEWEGQHPCAHMPLTDVALQGLVLRGVPTQAVDVLQLPAVQTSPIDAVQNAPLTATLESPRGSVVLDAWRFGG, encoded by the coding sequence GTGAACGCCGTTATCGATCACCTGGTCATCGCCGCCGATTCGCTGGAACAGGGCGCGGCCTGGTGCGCGGCAACGTTCGGCGTTCAGCCCTCGGGTGGTGGCAAGCATCCGTTGATGGGTACTCACAACCGATTGATTGCCATCAGCGGCAAGAGCTTCCCCGACTGCTACCTCGAGATCATCGCGATCGATCCCGACGCGCCGGCGCCGGGGAGGCCGCGCTGGTTCGGGCTCGACCACCCCGAGGTGCGCGAGGCTGTCCGCGAATCCCCTCGGCTGGTGCACGCAGTGGCGCGCACGCGCAAGATCGAGATGCTGCGCAGGGACCTTGCCGGCTTCGCCCTCAACCCTGGCGAGTTGCTGGCAGCGCAACGCGACACGCCTCACGGACTGTTGAAGTGGCGGATCACCGTCCGCGACGACGGCCGCGTTGAATGCGCAGGCGCGCTGCCCAGCTTGATCGAATGGGAGGGGCAACATCCGTGTGCCCACATGCCCCTCACTGATGTGGCGCTCCAGGGCCTCGTGCTGCGCGGCGTCCCGACTCAGGCGGTCGACGTGCTGCAGCTTCCGGCCGTTCAGACGAGCCCGATCGACGCTGTGCAGAACGCACCGCTCACCGCGACGCTGGAATCGCCGCGTGGCAGTGTGGTGCTCGACGCGTGGCGCTTCGGAGGCTGA
- a CDS encoding metallophosphoesterase, translated as MPSKTITTTTAAAVLALGLLASQPATAADNTADNTADSTADRQAFTFGVIGDIPYGEAEIAKFPARIQDINTDSALKFVTHVGDIKNGSSVCSDEYFENIRTQFDTFEHPLVFTPGDNEWVDCHRTNNGAYNPLERLDKLRDVFFDQPGKTLGATMPVKTQADLGLPENVRFTQNRVAFSVLNIQGGNNSLQPWTGLGETTATPEQLDEVEHRTDAVVAQIRVTFADAERRNDRAVVLMTQADMFDPSLLAAATANPDTVSGFREIVQAIIDETNSFDAPVYLINGDSHVFAENQPLAEGSPWLDIYGQPAADDLQRITVDGSANATNYVRFTVAGNSADGADVLGWEKVPFSQ; from the coding sequence ATGCCTTCAAAGACCATCACAACGACGACGGCGGCAGCCGTCCTGGCGCTCGGCCTCCTGGCGTCCCAGCCCGCCACCGCCGCCGACAACACCGCCGACAACACCGCCGACAGCACCGCGGACAGACAGGCGTTCACGTTCGGCGTGATTGGCGACATCCCCTACGGCGAGGCCGAAATCGCGAAGTTTCCCGCCCGCATCCAGGACATCAACACCGACAGCGCGCTGAAGTTCGTCACCCACGTGGGCGACATCAAGAACGGCTCCTCGGTCTGCTCGGACGAGTACTTCGAGAACATCCGCACGCAGTTCGACACCTTCGAGCACCCGCTGGTCTTCACCCCGGGCGACAACGAATGGGTGGACTGCCACCGCACGAACAACGGCGCCTACAACCCGCTGGAACGGCTAGACAAGCTGCGGGATGTCTTCTTCGACCAGCCCGGGAAGACCCTGGGTGCCACCATGCCGGTCAAGACGCAGGCGGACCTCGGGCTGCCGGAAAACGTCCGCTTCACGCAGAACCGGGTGGCGTTTTCCGTGCTGAATATCCAGGGCGGCAACAACTCGCTGCAGCCGTGGACCGGCCTGGGCGAAACCACGGCCACGCCCGAGCAGCTGGACGAAGTTGAGCACCGGACGGACGCCGTCGTGGCCCAGATCCGTGTCACCTTCGCCGACGCCGAACGCCGCAACGACCGTGCCGTTGTCCTGATGACCCAGGCCGACATGTTCGACCCGTCCCTGCTCGCCGCCGCGACCGCCAACCCGGACACCGTGTCCGGCTTCCGCGAAATCGTGCAGGCCATCATCGACGAAACCAACAGCTTCGACGCCCCGGTTTACCTCATCAACGGCGACAGCCACGTCTTCGCCGAGAACCAGCCGCTCGCGGAGGGCTCACCCTGGCTGGACATTTACGGCCAGCCCGCCGCCGATGACCTGCAGCGCATCACCGTGGACGGATCCGCCAACGCCACCAACTACGTCAGGTTCACGGTCGCCGGCAACAGCGCCGACGGCGCCGACGTTCTGGGCTGGGAAAAGGTCCCCTTCAGCCAGTAG
- a CDS encoding phosphatidylinositol-specific phospholipase C/glycerophosphodiester phosphodiesterase family protein yields MFVKRTLAAVALLASLAGTVAAPAQAEAAKPAPVVVGQPLAQAHAHNDYEHDRPLFDSLEHGFTSVEADVWLVDGELLVAHDLEDAQPGVTLESLYLDPLQDLVRGQGHSVYPNWDGSLQLLIDIKSDGESTYAAIEQELAEHRDIMSRYNHGDTKTGPVTAVISGNRPLATMQAQEKRFSFYDGRSADLTSGKPAGLMPLVSDNWTKLFTWQGVGPMPEAQRAKLRAYVADAHANGHRVRFWATPDMPGTARDAIWNELFDAGVDHINTDDLAALQQFLTARGA; encoded by the coding sequence GTGTTCGTGAAAAGAACCCTCGCCGCCGTCGCTCTCCTCGCGTCCCTGGCCGGGACAGTAGCCGCCCCTGCCCAGGCAGAGGCGGCCAAGCCGGCTCCCGTCGTCGTCGGCCAGCCGCTCGCCCAGGCGCATGCGCACAACGACTATGAGCATGACCGTCCCCTGTTCGATTCGCTGGAGCATGGCTTCACGAGTGTGGAAGCGGACGTGTGGCTGGTGGACGGCGAGCTGCTGGTTGCCCACGACCTGGAGGATGCCCAGCCGGGCGTTACGCTCGAGAGCCTCTACCTCGATCCGCTCCAGGACCTGGTCCGCGGCCAGGGCCACAGCGTCTACCCGAATTGGGATGGCAGCCTGCAGCTTCTGATCGATATCAAGAGCGACGGCGAATCCACCTACGCCGCAATCGAGCAGGAACTGGCCGAGCACCGCGACATCATGAGCCGCTACAACCACGGCGACACCAAGACCGGCCCGGTCACCGCGGTCATCAGCGGAAACCGCCCGCTGGCCACCATGCAGGCACAGGAGAAGCGCTTCAGCTTCTACGATGGCCGCTCGGCAGACCTCACCTCAGGAAAGCCTGCCGGCCTGATGCCGCTGGTCAGCGACAACTGGACCAAGCTCTTCACCTGGCAGGGCGTGGGCCCCATGCCGGAGGCCCAGCGCGCCAAACTTCGCGCCTACGTGGCCGACGCGCACGCCAATGGCCACCGCGTCCGCTTCTGGGCCACCCCGGACATGCCCGGCACTGCACGCGACGCCATCTGGAACGAACTCTTTGACGCCGGCGTGGACCACATCAACACCGACGACCTCGCCGCACTGCAGCAGTTCCTGACCGCACGCGGGGCCTAA
- a CDS encoding aminoglycoside phosphotransferase family protein, whose translation MPPATVEVNDAVVQCLIRDQRPDLAGRPLVRVANGWDNATFRLGDDLAVRLPRRAEAVPLILHEQRYLPGIGRRSPVAVPVPIHAGRPTPDFPWPWSIVRWVPGTAATDVDSAERGPVAEGLANFLLSLHVPAATGVPVNPFRGVPLTDRDAVLVERLGDRERYPQGAALRAVWAQARAAQAWDGPPMMLHGDLHPGNILLADDGSLAGVIDFGDVGAGDPAVDLAVGWLMFDAGARQRFRGALGPAVEGDTWLRARGWALVLSTALLSNSDDNPRMFAVGEFGIRQIMEG comes from the coding sequence ATGCCACCAGCCACGGTGGAAGTGAATGACGCCGTCGTCCAGTGCCTCATCCGGGACCAGCGGCCCGACCTCGCCGGCCGTCCTCTCGTGCGGGTCGCGAATGGCTGGGACAACGCGACCTTCCGGCTCGGCGACGACCTGGCCGTCCGGCTGCCGCGCAGGGCGGAGGCAGTTCCGCTGATACTTCATGAGCAGCGCTACCTTCCCGGGATAGGCCGCCGCTCCCCGGTGGCGGTTCCTGTCCCCATCCATGCCGGCCGGCCAACGCCGGACTTTCCCTGGCCGTGGAGCATCGTGCGGTGGGTCCCCGGAACCGCTGCGACCGACGTCGACTCCGCGGAGCGTGGGCCGGTCGCTGAAGGACTGGCCAATTTCCTCCTCTCCCTGCACGTGCCCGCCGCAACCGGCGTCCCGGTGAATCCTTTCCGCGGCGTGCCGCTGACAGACCGTGACGCTGTGCTGGTGGAACGGCTCGGGGACCGCGAACGCTACCCGCAGGGGGCAGCGCTGAGGGCGGTGTGGGCGCAGGCCCGTGCCGCCCAGGCCTGGGACGGTCCGCCGATGATGCTCCACGGGGACCTCCACCCCGGCAACATCCTGCTGGCGGACGACGGCTCGCTGGCCGGCGTCATCGATTTCGGCGACGTCGGGGCAGGGGACCCGGCTGTCGATCTCGCGGTGGGTTGGCTGATGTTCGACGCCGGCGCCCGCCAGCGCTTTAGGGGCGCCCTTGGCCCCGCAGTGGAAGGGGACACCTGGCTGCGGGCACGGGGCTGGGCCCTCGTCCTGTCCACCGCCCTGTTGAGCAACTCCGACGACAATCCGCGGATGTTCGCCGTGGGGGAGTTCGGGATCAGGCAGATCATGGAAGGCTGA